One Bradyrhizobium zhanjiangense DNA segment encodes these proteins:
- a CDS encoding response regulator transcription factor encodes MRLFSSTDEFSAEQLCEGPSCLALDVRFPGTSPTGLDLQRTLAASGVSVPIVFISGHSDVRISVEATKLGAVDFLPKPFREQEFLDAVRLGVERDRMRLERELVVREARRCFDELTVRERDILLLIAEGRVAKQIAATLNVSEVT; translated from the coding sequence GTGAGGCTGTTCAGCTCGACGGACGAATTCTCAGCGGAGCAGCTCTGCGAAGGCCCATCGTGTCTGGCGCTCGACGTCCGCTTTCCCGGAACCTCGCCAACGGGGCTTGATCTGCAGCGAACGCTTGCCGCCTCCGGAGTCTCGGTTCCGATCGTGTTCATCAGCGGCCATTCCGATGTCCGCATCTCTGTGGAAGCGACGAAGCTCGGGGCAGTCGATTTTTTGCCCAAGCCGTTTCGCGAGCAGGAGTTTCTTGACGCGGTGCGGCTTGGGGTGGAACGCGACCGCATGCGGCTGGAGCGCGAGCTCGTCGTGCGCGAAGCCCGGCGGTGCTTCGACGAGCTTACGGTACGCGAGCGCGACATCTTGCTGCTAATAGCGGAGGGACGGGTTGCCAAGCAGATCGCGGCCACGCTGAATGTCAGCGAGGTGACGTGA